A genomic window from Halogeometricum borinquense DSM 11551 includes:
- a CDS encoding DUF7563 family protein, with product MPECQNCGSFVTTAYARVFAPDGMDHPRVCPSCEDMVRDGAEVRQARSPRNT from the coding sequence ATGCCCGAATGTCAGAACTGTGGTTCCTTCGTCACGACAGCGTACGCCCGGGTATTCGCCCCGGACGGCATGGATCACCCGCGTGTCTGTCCGAGCTGTGAGGATATGGTTCGAGACGGCGCAGAGGTGAGACAAGCACGCTCCCCTCGGAACACCTGA
- a CDS encoding prenyltransferase, which yields MIRTDPLTIVRALFDASRPEQVALMALVYAFGGLVAVSVGGTLSPATFALSFVAFVPTAVTVHYANEYDDYETDSRANRTPFSGGSGALVRTGLPPLFLRRAMLLSSIVGVLAAVVALGAHVLPLSAFLILLTIGIVGVQYSLPPLELVWNGYGEATNTILGGVLLPAYGFTVVTESVPVTATLVFVPFAVLVFANLLTTHWADRKPDASVGKETLAVRWDSHRLRRAYWLSVFAAYATLVLLGVGGIVPWVVVGAGLFAVPLSVWGGVRYTRVRSPFPAVAAMVVFVAAQTVVWLWLSLART from the coding sequence GTGATACGCACTGACCCGCTGACAATCGTTCGCGCTCTGTTCGACGCGAGCCGGCCTGAACAGGTAGCGCTGATGGCTCTCGTCTACGCTTTCGGTGGACTCGTTGCCGTGAGCGTCGGCGGGACTCTCTCACCTGCCACGTTCGCCCTCTCGTTCGTCGCGTTCGTCCCGACGGCGGTGACTGTCCACTACGCAAATGAATATGATGACTACGAGACAGATAGCCGCGCGAACCGGACGCCGTTTTCGGGCGGGAGCGGTGCGCTCGTCCGCACAGGACTCCCGCCACTGTTTCTGCGACGGGCGATGCTCCTCTCAAGCATCGTGGGCGTCCTCGCGGCCGTCGTGGCACTGGGCGCGCATGTGCTGCCGCTCTCGGCGTTTCTGATCCTCCTCACTATCGGCATCGTCGGCGTCCAGTACTCGTTGCCACCGCTCGAACTCGTCTGGAACGGATACGGAGAAGCAACGAACACGATTCTGGGTGGCGTGTTGCTCCCGGCGTACGGCTTCACTGTCGTCACCGAGTCGGTGCCCGTGACGGCGACGCTGGTGTTTGTTCCGTTCGCCGTCCTCGTGTTTGCGAATCTTCTCACGACGCACTGGGCGGACCGAAAACCCGATGCGTCGGTCGGAAAGGAGACGCTGGCCGTTCGGTGGGATTCGCACCGCCTCAGGCGGGCGTATTGGCTGAGTGTCTTCGCCGCTTACGCGACACTCGTCCTCCTCGGTGTCGGCGGCATCGTTCCGTGGGTGGTCGTCGGCGCCGGACTCTTCGCAGTCCCGCTCTCGGTCTGGGGCGGTGTCCGCTACACTCGCGTCAGATCCCCGTTCCCTGCCGTCGCCGCGATGGTCGTATTCGTCGCCGCGCAGACGGTGGTCTGGTTGTGGCTTTCGCTGGCGAGAACGTAG
- a CDS encoding FAD-binding protein, with protein MHEHDVIVVGAGGAGLRAAIAAQEEGADVAIVSKLHPVRSHTGAAEGGINAALREGDSWEQHAYDTMKGSDYLGDAPAIETLCQDSPEEVIQLEHWGLAFSRDDDGRVSQRPFGGMSFPRTTYAGAETGHQLLHTMYEQLVKRGIEVYDEWYVTRLAVSDEEDPEDRTCHGVVAYDIKSGEISAFHARNGVILATGGPGQVFDHTTNAVANTGDGPAMAYRAGVPMEDMEFIQFHPTTLPSTGVLITEGVRGEGGILYNEDGERFMFEYGYANNDGELASRDVVSRAELTEVNEGRGIEDEYVHLDMRHLGEERIIDRLENIVHLSEDFEGVDPLEEPMPVKPGQHYAMGGIETDENGETCISGLYAAGECACASVHGSNRLGGNALPELIVFGKRAGHHAAGRDLGEAKIETGQRGEWEVGEVETPVEPGAVSSGEDVVADGGAAAGSLSGEEYVQRALDAERERVESLLEKDDGVQHAEIRAEVQQTMTQHVNVFREKDGLKEALRDIRKAREKYEDVYVADKSRTFNTDLIHTIETRNILDTAEAITLGALARDEFRGAHWRKEHQERKDDKWLKHTLLSWNDGEPELWYRPVVLEGENKTYEPKVRSY; from the coding sequence ATGCACGAACACGACGTTATCGTTGTCGGCGCGGGCGGCGCGGGTCTCCGCGCGGCAATCGCGGCACAAGAAGAAGGAGCAGACGTTGCTATCGTCTCGAAGCTCCACCCCGTCCGCAGTCACACGGGCGCGGCCGAGGGTGGCATCAACGCCGCCCTCCGCGAGGGCGACTCGTGGGAGCAACACGCCTACGACACGATGAAGGGGTCGGACTATCTCGGCGACGCCCCGGCTATCGAGACACTCTGTCAGGACAGCCCCGAAGAAGTCATCCAACTGGAACACTGGGGACTTGCGTTCTCCCGTGACGACGACGGGCGAGTGAGCCAGCGTCCGTTCGGTGGCATGTCGTTCCCCCGAACGACGTACGCCGGTGCGGAGACGGGCCACCAACTCCTGCACACGATGTACGAGCAGTTGGTCAAACGCGGCATCGAGGTGTACGACGAGTGGTACGTCACGCGTCTTGCCGTCTCCGACGAGGAGGACCCCGAAGACCGGACCTGTCACGGCGTCGTCGCCTACGACATCAAATCCGGTGAAATTTCGGCGTTCCACGCGCGTAACGGCGTCATCCTCGCAACCGGCGGTCCCGGTCAGGTGTTCGACCACACGACCAACGCCGTCGCCAACACCGGCGACGGCCCTGCGATGGCCTACCGCGCGGGCGTTCCGATGGAAGACATGGAGTTCATCCAGTTCCACCCGACGACGCTCCCCTCGACGGGTGTCCTCATCACCGAGGGTGTCCGCGGGGAGGGTGGTATCCTCTACAACGAGGACGGAGAGCGCTTCATGTTCGAGTACGGCTACGCAAACAACGATGGCGAACTCGCCTCCCGCGACGTGGTCTCGCGCGCAGAACTCACCGAGGTGAACGAGGGTCGCGGTATCGAGGACGAGTACGTCCACCTCGACATGCGCCATCTGGGTGAAGAGCGTATCATCGACCGACTGGAGAACATCGTCCACCTCTCGGAAGACTTCGAGGGTGTCGATCCGCTCGAAGAACCGATGCCCGTCAAGCCCGGTCAGCACTACGCGATGGGCGGCATCGAGACCGACGAGAACGGAGAGACGTGTATCTCCGGCCTCTACGCGGCCGGTGAGTGCGCTTGCGCCTCCGTCCACGGATCGAACCGCCTCGGCGGCAACGCCCTGCCGGAACTCATCGTGTTCGGCAAGCGTGCCGGTCACCACGCCGCGGGCCGTGACCTCGGCGAAGCGAAGATCGAGACGGGTCAGCGCGGCGAATGGGAAGTCGGCGAAGTCGAGACGCCCGTCGAACCCGGCGCAGTCTCCTCCGGCGAAGATGTGGTTGCCGATGGAGGGGCCGCCGCAGGGTCGCTCTCAGGTGAGGAGTACGTCCAGCGCGCCCTCGATGCCGAACGCGAGCGCGTCGAGTCGCTGCTAGAGAAGGACGACGGTGTCCAGCACGCCGAGATTCGCGCTGAGGTCCAGCAGACGATGACCCAGCACGTGAACGTGTTCCGCGAGAAGGATGGACTGAAGGAGGCGCTTCGGGACATCCGCAAGGCGCGCGAGAAGTACGAGGACGTGTACGTCGCAGACAAATCGCGCACGTTCAACACCGACCTCATCCACACCATCGAGACGCGGAACATCCTCGACACCGCGGAAGCGATCACGCTCGGCGCGTTGGCCCGCGACGAGTTCCGCGGCGCACACTGGCGGAAAGAACACCAAGAGCGCAAGGACGACAAGTGGCTCAAGCACACGCTGCTGTCGTGGAACGACGGCGAACCGGAACTGTGGTACCGGCCGGTCGTCCTCGAAGGCGAAAACAAGACGTACGAACCGAAAGTCCGTAGTTACTAA
- a CDS encoding succinate dehydrogenase/fumarate reductase iron-sulfur subunit: MSTQVPEQVEDESSADTETSAAQQARMEKKRQKAEERERQAEEAESAAAGEDTYLLKVFRYDPEVAGKQEPRFDDFHVPYHKGMTVLDALMYARDHYDSSLTFRHSCRQAICGSDALFVNGSQRLGCKTQLSDLEEPVRIEPLPHQEVVKDLVVDMEHFYDQMESVEPYFQTNDLPDGELEEQRQTRENREKIKMSTRCIWCGACMSSCNIAAGDNKYLGPAAINKAYRFTMDEREGEDMKQHRMEILEQEHGVWRCQTQFSCTEVCPKDIPLTEHIQELKREAVKNNLKFW, from the coding sequence CATGGAGAAGAAACGGCAGAAAGCCGAGGAGCGCGAGCGACAGGCCGAAGAGGCCGAATCGGCCGCGGCCGGCGAGGATACGTACCTCCTCAAGGTGTTCCGCTACGACCCCGAAGTCGCGGGCAAACAGGAACCGCGGTTCGACGATTTCCACGTCCCCTACCACAAGGGGATGACCGTCCTCGACGCGCTGATGTACGCGCGCGACCACTACGACTCCAGCCTGACGTTCCGACATTCCTGTCGGCAGGCCATCTGTGGCTCCGACGCGCTGTTCGTCAACGGCTCGCAGCGACTCGGTTGCAAGACGCAACTGTCGGACCTCGAAGAACCCGTCCGCATCGAACCGCTCCCCCACCAGGAGGTCGTCAAAGACCTCGTCGTGGACATGGAGCACTTCTACGACCAGATGGAGTCGGTCGAACCGTACTTCCAGACGAACGACCTGCCGGACGGCGAACTCGAAGAGCAGCGGCAGACGCGTGAAAACCGCGAGAAGATCAAGATGTCCACGCGGTGCATCTGGTGCGGTGCCTGCATGTCCTCGTGCAACATCGCCGCGGGCGACAACAAGTACCTCGGCCCGGCGGCCATCAACAAGGCCTACCGCTTTACGATGGACGAACGCGAGGGCGAGGACATGAAGCAACACCGGATGGAGATTCTCGAACAGGAACACGGCGTTTGGCGCTGTCAGACGCAGTTCTCCTGCACCGAAGTGTGTCCGAAGGATATCCCCCTCACGGAACACATTCAGGAGCTGAAGCGCGAAGCGGTCAAGAACAACCTCAAGTTCTGGTGA